AGGGGAGGACGATCACGGTGCGCCGTGAGATCGAAGGCGGCAAGGAGCACATGACGGCCGAGCTGCCAGCCCTCCTGACGGCGCAGAAAGGCCTGAACGAGGTCCGCTACGCCACGCTCAAAGGGATCATGCGCGTGAAGTCCAAGTCCATTCCGGTCTGGACGGCCGCCGACCTCGGCATCGATCCGGCCACGCTGCCGGCGCCCGCCGTGGAGGTCACGTCCATCGAGCGGCCGGCCGAGCGCGGCGGTGGTCGAATCCTCGACGGCAGTCCGGCCGACGCCAGCCGTGCGCTGGCCCGGATCCTTCACGAAGAAGAGAAGGTGATCTGATGGCCGACGTCTGGATTCTCGCCGAAGTACAGCAGTCCGCCGACTCGGCGCCGGTCGGCCTCCGCCGCGTCACGCACGAGCTCGTCACCGCCGCGCGCGGCGTGGCCGGCGGCGGCCGCGTCTGCGCGGTGCTGGCCGGACACGGCGTGGCGCACCTGGCCGGTGCGATCGGCGCCGACACGGTCTTCGTCATGGACGATCCTGCGCTGGCCGCCTACTCGCCCGACGGCTGGGCGAAGGCGATCGCGGCCGTCGCCGCCGAGCGCAAGCCCGGCGTCATCCTGGGCGCCAGCACCGCCCGCGGCCGCGATCTGACGCCGCGAATCGCGGCCATCCTTGGCGCCGGGCTGGCGAGCGACTGCATCGAGGTCGGCACGGACGGCACCGCGCTGACGGCGCTGCGCCCGATGTATGCGGGCAAGGCGCTGGCCCGCGTGCGCGTGTCGTCGCAGCCGGCGATGGCGACGCTCCGGCCGAACAGCTATGCCCCCGCCGGCGATTCCGGCGCGTCAGGCGGCGGCCCGGCGATCGAAGCCGTACCGGTCGGCGACGCGTCGGGCAAGGCCGTCGTCACGCGCGTCGAGCTGACGGCGTCGACCCGGCCGGACGTGTCGGAAGCCGACATCATCGTCTCCGGTGGGCGCGGGATGGGCGGACCCGAGCACTTCGCCCTGCTCGAGGCGCTGGCCGACGCACTTGGCGCGGCCGTCGGCGCCAGCCGGGCGGTCGTGGACGCTGGGTGGCGGCCGCACTCGGATCAGGTCGGTCAGACCGGCAAGACGGTCTCGCCGTCGCTGTACATCGCGTGCGGCATCTCCGGCGCGGTGCAGCACCTAGCCGGCATGAAGACGAGCAAGCTGATCATCGCGTTCAACAAGGACGCCGAGGCCCCGATCTTCTCGGTCGCGGACTACGGCATCGTCGGCGACGTGTTCGAGATCGTCCCGGCCTTCACCGAGGCCGTCCGCGCGCTCCACGCGGCCCGCTAGCGGCGGTCGGCGCGATGCGCGCGTGGACACGTCCAACGTCGGCGACCGGCGCGGATGGACCTTCCCGGCACCGCCGACGGCGCCGCACCGCGTTCGGCGCAGCCTGTGCGGCCGTCGCGGGCCTCTGCGCCGTGGCGTCGCGCGCCCCGGGCGCCCACGCCGCGGCCGAGTGCGGCGCCACGGCGATCACGTGGCCGCGGCCGGGCCAGGCCGTGACCGGGCGCGCGAGCGTATACGGCAGTGCGGCGATCGACGCCTTTCAGTTCTACAAGGTCGAGTTCGCGAGCGCCCGCGCGCCTGAGACGTGGTCCGCCACGAGTGACGTCGTCCGGACGCCGGCACGGCACGCACGGCTTGACCGGTGGTCGACGGACGGAGTGGCGGACGGCGCCTATCGACTGAAGCTGACCGTCGTCGACACCACCGCCCAGGAACGGTGTCGGGCGATCATCGACAACGTCGTCGTGGCCAACGCCGGCCGCTCGAGCGGCGCGAGCGCAGATGCCGCGATCGGTGCGACGGGCGCCTCGGCCGACGCTCGGACGGGCCACGGCGCCCGCGATCCGAACGCGCCGTGGCCGACGGCCGCCGCGCGGCGGGCGATGCTGCAGACGACGGCGATCGCCACCGCGGCGGTCGGCGCGGA
Above is a window of Candidatus Avedoeria danica DNA encoding:
- a CDS encoding electron transfer flavoprotein subunit alpha/FixB family protein, which gives rise to MADVWILAEVQQSADSAPVGLRRVTHELVTAARGVAGGGRVCAVLAGHGVAHLAGAIGADTVFVMDDPALAAYSPDGWAKAIAAVAAERKPGVILGASTARGRDLTPRIAAILGAGLASDCIEVGTDGTALTALRPMYAGKALARVRVSSQPAMATLRPNSYAPAGDSGASGGGPAIEAVPVGDASGKAVVTRVELTASTRPDVSEADIIVSGGRGMGGPEHFALLEALADALGAAVGASRAVVDAGWRPHSDQVGQTGKTVSPSLYIACGISGAVQHLAGMKTSKLIIAFNKDAEAPIFSVADYGIVGDVFEIVPAFTEAVRALHAAR